The Primulina eburnea isolate SZY01 chromosome 8, ASM2296580v1, whole genome shotgun sequence genome contains a region encoding:
- the LOC140839328 gene encoding uncharacterized protein, with protein MNRAQDVKNLVPLDLEIESTLRSIRRNRRNNNLSFESESEAEPEIDLKPEFEGMAGEEDNRTLMELHRPAFEGYGSSIIRPTIQANTFELKPGIIQMIQMQVKFGGAPSEDPNAHLENFLSICDTIKCNGVSTDAIRLRLFPFSLQGDAMEWLRDLPAGSITTWDGLVEVFLHRYFPPTKITQLRNEITSFRQRDGESLNSAWARFKKMFRMCPRHGFSTGQQVETFYYGVDPSVRSMLDAAANGSLYRKTPTAALEIISNMAESNVGWQENRREKKVGFLEMDALAAITAKLDGLTHQMAQLQAQKSIPVKSVNQIQGNAELVGGPSCDMPFMPDMSCEGIQCFGGDSVNYVGNQGPPQYNPYSFSYNPGWRNHPNFGWRQPETAVEPLVFNPPQHPTQQRPPQQPPQPPQGAGPSMPPGFKPQESKSNLEDMLAKYIAGNEMRWQNHDAMMQRVETQLGQLATQMATRAPGSLPSDTEKNPKGVHAVTVTSPIKQEVVDVDNYAKEKESSKQRSENAREKGASINLMPYSCFEKLGIGEVKPTTISLQLADRSIKFPRGIVEDVLVKVDKFIFPVDFVVLDMEEDREIPLILGRPFLATGKALIDVQKGELVLRLNDESVVFNVFQSIKYPNDTSNCFRIDATDELVECGSQELIGEDPLGICLTNSCPGKLETEDVKEYMQYLEAGRPISRTKEKFFEEFLCDDKAEEKLEDVEELKSKELNSYMSVVGVTSLQCQYHAKLEGTYNQDPYVILYDIYYGRKPLFEGCFSVVKL; from the exons ATGAACCGTGCTCAGGACGTCAAAAATCTAGTGCCACTCGATCTGGAGATTGAAAGCACCCTTCGAAGCATCCGCAGAAATCGAAGGAACAACAACTTGTCTTTTGAATCCGAGTCTGAAGCAGAACCTGAAATAGATCTTAAACCAGAATTCGAAGGAATGGCCGGAGAAGAGGATAACCGTACATTGATGGAGCTTCATCGACCAGCATTCGAAGGTTATGGGTCTAGTATAATCCGCCCTACGATTCAGGCAAATACATTCGAGCTGAAGCCAGGCATCATCCAAATGATCCAAATGCAAGTAAAGTTCGGTGGAGCACCATCTGAAGACCCTAATGCACATCTGGAGAATTTTCTGTCGATTTGTGATACGATTAAGTGCAATGGGGTGAGTACCGACGCCATTCGACTCAGATTATTTCCATTCTCCCTGCAGGGAGACGCTATGGAATGGCTTCGTGATCTGCCAGCTGGTTCCATCACtacttgggatggattggttGAGGTATTCTTGCATAGGTACTTTCCCCCAACTAAAATTACACAATTGCGGAATGAGATCACATCCTTCAGGCAGAGAGATGGGGAGTCACTGAATTCAGCATGGGCAAGATTTAAAAAGATGTTTAGGATGTGCCCGAGACATGGTTTTTCAACTGGCCAGCAAGTGGAGACATTCTATTATGGGGTGGATCCTTCTGTGAGATCTATGCTCGATGCGGCAGCAAATGGGAGCTTATATCGAAAAACGCCGACTGCAGCACTTGAAATCATATCCAATATGGCCGAGAGCAATGTGGGTTGGCAAGAAAACCGCAGGGAGAAGAAAGTAGGATTTTTGGAAATGGATGCTCTGGCAGCAATTACAGCGAAACTTGATGGATTGACACATCAGATGGCACAGTTACAAGCGCAGAAGTCAATACCAGTCAAGTCAGTGAATCAGATCCAAGGAAATGCTGAATTAGTTGGTGGTCCATCTTGTGACATGCCATTCATGCCGGATATGTCTTGTGAGGGAATACAGTGCTTTGGGGGGGACTCGGTGAATTATGTGGGAAACCAAGGTCCTCCACAATATAACCCATACAGTTTCTCGTATAATCCGGGCTGGAGAAATCATCCGAATTTTGGATGGAGGCAACCTGAAACTGCTGTTGAGCCACTAGTTTTTAATCCGCCACAACATCCTACACAGCAAAGACCTCCTCAACAGCCACCTCAACCACCGCAAGGTGCTGGACCTTCAATGCCACCCGGTTTCAAGCCACAAGAGAGCAAGTCGAATCTCGAGGATATGCTTGCCAAATACATAGCCGGGAACGAGATGAGATGGCAAAACCATGATGCCATGATGCAAAGAGTGGAGACTCAACTAGGACAGCTAGCGACACAGATGGCCACACGAGCTCCGGGTTCACTACCTAGTGACACGGAAAAGAATCCTAAAGGTGTCCATGCAGTCACGGTGACGTCTCCCATAAAGCAAGAGGTGGTTGATGTCGATAACTATGCGAAGGAGAAGGAGTCATCAAAGCAAAGGTCCGAGAACGCAAGGGAGAAAG GTGCAAGCATAAATTTGATGCCTTATTCATGTTTTGAGAAGCTAGGAATAGGTGAAGTGAAACCAACTACAATTTCTCTACAGTTAGCtgatagatcaattaaatttcCTAGGGGAATTGTAGAGGATGTGTTAGTAAAGGTTGACAAGTTTATTTTCCCAGTGGACTTTGTTGTGTTAGACATGGAAGAGGATCGTGAGATTCCTCTTATTTTAGGGAGACCATTTTTAGCCACGGGAAAAGCTCTGATAGATGTACAAAAGGGTGAGTTGGTGTTGAGATTGAATGATGAGAGTGTGGTGTTTAATGTTTTTCAGTCCATCAAATATCCTAATGATACATCTaactgttttagaattgatgctactgACGAACTTGTTGAGTGTGGTTCGCAGGAATTGATAGGTGAAGATCCTTTAGGAATTTGCTTGACTAATTCATGTCCAGGAAAGTTGGAAACTGAGGATGTTAAGGAATACATGCAGTACCTGGAAGCAGGCAGACCGATCTCAAGAACGAAAGAAAAATTCTTCGAGGAATTCCTATGCGATGATAAGGCAGAAGAGAAGTTGGAGGATGTAGAAGAACTCAAGTCGAAGGAGCTGAACTCATACATGAGTGTTGTTGGAGTGACGAGCTTACAATGTCAATATCATGCCAAGCTTGAGGGCACATATAACCAAGACCCATATGTAATATTGTATGATATTTACTATGGGCGGAAGCCGCTATTTGAGGGATGCTTCTCCGTAGTCAAGCTATAG